A window from Micromonospora profundi encodes these proteins:
- a CDS encoding bifunctional methylenetetrahydrofolate dehydrogenase/methenyltetrahydrofolate cyclohydrolase: MTATLLDGKATAAEIKDELRIRVKALAERGIIPGLGTVLVGADPGSQAYVNGKHRDCAEVGIASIRRELPADATQQQVDDVLAELNADPACHGYIVQLPLPAHLDTQRVLELIDPDKDADGLHPVNLGRLVLGYDGPLPCTPRGIVELLRRHEVALRGATVAVVGRGNTVGRPLGLLLTRRSENATVTLCHTGTLDLASHTRAADIVIVAAGVPGLLTADMIRPGAVVVDVGITRVIGQDGKGRYTGDVDPEVAETAGGLVPMPGGVGPMTRAMLLTNVVERAERG, translated from the coding sequence GTGACGGCGACGCTTCTGGACGGCAAGGCGACCGCGGCGGAGATCAAGGACGAGCTGCGGATACGCGTGAAGGCACTCGCGGAACGCGGCATCATCCCCGGGTTGGGCACGGTCCTGGTCGGTGCGGATCCCGGCAGCCAGGCGTACGTCAACGGCAAACACCGTGACTGCGCCGAGGTCGGCATCGCCTCGATCCGGCGGGAGCTGCCGGCCGACGCCACTCAGCAGCAGGTCGACGACGTCCTGGCCGAACTGAACGCCGACCCGGCGTGCCACGGCTACATCGTCCAACTGCCGCTGCCGGCCCACCTCGACACCCAGCGGGTGCTGGAGCTGATCGACCCGGACAAGGACGCCGACGGTCTGCACCCGGTCAACCTGGGGCGACTCGTGCTCGGCTACGACGGGCCGCTGCCCTGCACCCCGCGCGGCATCGTGGAGCTGCTCCGACGGCACGAGGTGGCGCTGCGCGGCGCGACAGTGGCGGTTGTCGGCCGGGGCAACACCGTCGGCCGCCCGCTCGGCCTGCTGCTCACCAGGCGCAGCGAGAACGCCACGGTGACGCTCTGCCACACCGGCACGCTCGACCTCGCCTCGCACACCAGGGCCGCCGACATCGTGATCGTCGCGGCGGGCGTACCCGGTCTGCTCACCGCCGACATGATCCGGCCCGGCGCTGTGGTCGTCGACGTGGGCATCACCCGGGTGATCGGCCAGGACGGCAAGGGTCGCTACACCGGTGACGTGGATCCCGAGGTGGCCGAGACGGCCGGTGGGCTGGTTCCCATGCCCGGTGGTGTCGGCCCCATGACGCGGGCCATGCTGCTCACCAACGTCGTGGAGCGCGCAGAGCGCGGTTGA
- a CDS encoding malate dehydrogenase, which produces MGKKVTVVGAGFYGSTTAQRLAEYDVFDTVVITDIVEGKPAGLALDLNQSRAIEGFETKVVGATTGPNGEGYEAIEGSDVVVITAGLPRKPGMSRMDLLETNAKIVRQVSENVAKYAPNAVVIVVSNPLDEMTALAQLATQFPKNRVLGQAGMLDSARFTNFVAEALSVPVASVRTLTLGSHGDTMVPVPSKSTVNGKPLRDAMPAAQIEELVVKTRNGGAEVVALLKTGSAYYAPSAAAARMAKAVAEDSGAVMPVCAWVDGEYGISGVYLGVEAEIGAEGVKRVVETDLDADELASLKEAAEAVRAKQGDVASM; this is translated from the coding sequence ATGGGTAAGAAGGTCACTGTCGTCGGGGCTGGCTTCTACGGCTCCACCACCGCACAGCGCCTGGCCGAGTACGACGTCTTCGACACCGTCGTGATCACCGACATCGTGGAGGGCAAGCCCGCGGGACTCGCCCTGGACCTCAACCAGTCGCGGGCCATCGAGGGCTTCGAGACCAAGGTCGTCGGCGCGACCACCGGCCCGAACGGCGAGGGCTACGAGGCCATCGAGGGCTCCGACGTCGTGGTGATCACCGCCGGCCTGCCGCGCAAGCCCGGCATGAGCCGGATGGACCTGCTCGAGACCAACGCCAAGATCGTCCGGCAGGTGTCCGAGAACGTGGCCAAGTACGCCCCGAACGCCGTGGTCATCGTGGTCTCCAACCCGCTGGACGAGATGACCGCCCTGGCCCAGCTGGCCACCCAGTTCCCGAAGAACCGGGTGCTCGGCCAGGCCGGCATGCTGGACAGCGCCCGGTTCACCAACTTCGTCGCCGAGGCGCTGAGCGTCCCGGTGGCGTCCGTACGGACGCTCACCCTGGGCTCGCACGGCGACACCATGGTGCCGGTGCCCTCGAAGAGCACCGTCAACGGCAAGCCGCTGCGTGACGCGATGCCGGCCGCGCAGATCGAGGAGCTGGTCGTCAAGACCCGCAACGGTGGCGCCGAGGTCGTCGCGCTGCTCAAGACCGGTTCGGCGTACTACGCGCCGTCCGCCGCCGCCGCCCGGATGGCCAAGGCCGTCGCCGAGGACTCCGGCGCGGTCATGCCGGTCTGCGCGTGGGTCGACGGCGAGTACGGCATCTCCGGCGTCTACCTGGGTGTCGAGGCCGAGATCGGCGCCGAGGGCGTCAAGCGGGTCGTCGAGACCGACCTGGACGCCGACGAGCTGGCCAGCCTCAAGGAGGCCGCCGAGGCCGTCCGCGCCAAGCAGGGCGACGTCGCCAGCATGTGA
- a CDS encoding MBL fold metallo-hydrolase produces the protein MPLSRTLGSITVTALTDGEGPFFQPRAEAFPEATAAHWREADRRDPGSVTADGRWWLPFRSFALRVGDGPVTLVDAGIGPADSPAASWAPVPGRLPAELAAAGIDPDDVHAVVLTHLHTDHVGWAVTGTPGRPHFPNASYLVQRAELDALEVINPGLRASLVAPLRAAGQLRVVDGETTLTPGVRLLPTPGHTPGHQSVLLEAADDRMLVTGDLLVHAVQLVDPDLAYAHEEDPDDARRSRTGLLGTLSPVILATPHLGDPFTGH, from the coding sequence ATGCCTCTGAGCCGCACCCTCGGGTCTATCACGGTCACCGCACTCACCGACGGGGAGGGTCCGTTCTTCCAGCCCCGCGCCGAGGCGTTTCCGGAGGCCACTGCGGCGCACTGGCGCGAAGCCGACCGGCGCGACCCCGGCTCGGTGACCGCCGACGGGCGGTGGTGGCTGCCGTTCCGCAGCTTCGCCCTGCGGGTCGGCGACGGGCCGGTCACCCTGGTCGACGCCGGCATCGGGCCGGCGGACTCCCCCGCCGCGAGCTGGGCGCCGGTGCCGGGCCGGCTGCCGGCCGAACTGGCGGCGGCCGGCATCGACCCGGACGACGTGCACGCCGTCGTGCTCACCCATCTGCACACGGACCACGTCGGCTGGGCGGTGACCGGCACCCCGGGGCGGCCGCACTTCCCGAACGCGAGCTACCTGGTGCAGCGGGCCGAACTGGACGCCCTGGAGGTGATCAATCCCGGGCTGCGGGCCAGCCTGGTCGCGCCGTTGCGCGCCGCCGGCCAGCTCCGGGTGGTCGACGGCGAGACCACGCTCACTCCCGGGGTACGACTGTTGCCCACCCCCGGGCACACTCCCGGCCACCAGTCGGTGCTGCTGGAGGCCGCCGACGATCGGATGCTTGTCACCGGCGACCTGCTGGTGCACGCCGTGCAACTGGTCGACCCCGACCTGGCGTACGCCCACGAGGAGGATCCGGACGACGCCCGCCGCTCCCGCACCGGGCTGCTCGGCACCCTCTCCCCGGTCATCCTCGCCACGCCGCATCTGGGTGACCCGTTCACCGGGCACTGA
- a CDS encoding NADP-dependent isocitrate dehydrogenase, with translation MAKIKVNNPVVELDGDEMTRIIWKQIREQLILPYLDVDLHYYDLSIQHRDETDDQVTVDAANAIKEHGVGVKCATITPDEARVEEFGLKKMWRSPNGTIRNILGGVVFREPIIMSNVPRLVPGWTKPIIIGRHAHGDQYKATDFVVPGPGTVTITYTPADGGAPMEMEVANFPGGGIAMGMYNYDESIRDFARASFRYGLDRNYPVYLSTKNTILKAYDGRFKDIFAEVFENEFKAEFDAAGITYEHRLIDDMVAAALKWEGGYVWACKNYDGDVQSDTVAQGFGSLGLMTSVLLSPDGRTVEAEAAHGTVTRHYRQYQKGEKTSTNPIASIYAWTRGLAHRGKLDGTPAVTEFANTLEQVIVDTVEGGQMTKDLALLISRDAPWLTTDEFMNALDENLARKIAG, from the coding sequence ATGGCGAAGATCAAGGTAAACAACCCGGTCGTGGAGCTCGACGGCGACGAGATGACCCGGATTATCTGGAAGCAGATCCGGGAGCAGCTGATCCTGCCCTACCTCGACGTCGACCTGCACTACTACGACCTGTCGATCCAGCACCGCGACGAGACCGACGACCAGGTCACCGTTGACGCCGCCAACGCCATCAAGGAGCACGGCGTCGGCGTCAAGTGCGCGACCATCACCCCGGACGAGGCCCGGGTGGAGGAGTTCGGCCTGAAGAAGATGTGGCGGTCGCCCAACGGCACCATCCGCAACATCCTCGGCGGCGTCGTCTTCCGCGAGCCGATCATCATGTCCAACGTGCCGCGGCTGGTCCCCGGCTGGACCAAGCCGATCATCATCGGCCGGCACGCCCACGGTGACCAGTACAAGGCCACCGACTTCGTCGTCCCCGGCCCGGGCACGGTGACCATCACCTACACCCCGGCCGACGGCGGCGCGCCGATGGAGATGGAGGTCGCCAACTTCCCCGGCGGCGGCATCGCCATGGGCATGTACAACTACGACGAGTCGATCCGGGACTTCGCCCGCGCCTCGTTCCGGTACGGCCTGGACCGCAACTACCCGGTCTACCTGTCCACCAAGAACACCATCCTCAAGGCGTACGACGGCCGGTTCAAGGACATCTTCGCCGAGGTGTTCGAGAACGAGTTCAAGGCCGAGTTCGACGCCGCCGGCATCACCTACGAGCACCGGCTGATCGACGACATGGTCGCCGCCGCGCTCAAGTGGGAGGGCGGCTACGTCTGGGCCTGCAAGAACTACGACGGTGACGTGCAGTCCGACACCGTCGCGCAGGGCTTCGGCTCGCTGGGTCTGATGACCTCGGTCCTGCTCTCCCCGGACGGCCGCACCGTCGAGGCCGAGGCCGCGCACGGCACTGTCACCCGGCACTACCGGCAGTACCAGAAGGGCGAGAAGACCTCGACCAACCCGATCGCGTCGATCTACGCCTGGACCCGGGGCCTCGCCCACCGGGGCAAGCTGGACGGCACGCCGGCGGTGACCGAGTTCGCCAACACCCTGGAGCAGGTCATCGTCGACACCGTCGAAGGCGGCCAGATGACCAAGGACCTCGCGCTGCTCATCTCGCGCGACGCGCCGTGGCTGACCACCGACGAGTTCATGAACGCGCTCGACGAGAACCTGGCTCGCAAGATCGCTGGCTGA
- the galT gene encoding galactose-1-phosphate uridylyltransferase translates to MKRTAIDLADGRELIYFDENDDAVRDQPDRRDLPPPPPASQLRYDPLTDEWVAVAVHRQTRTFLPPANECPLDPSVGDRLTEIPAPDYDVVVFENRFPSLSGRVADEPGEITPFTPVRPGLGRCEVVCFTSDHNASFASLPPRRVRTVLDALADRTEVLGELPGVEQVFCFENRGVEIGVTLHHPHGQIYAYPFVTPRTRALLAAARRHAERTGGGNLYADVLAAERATGDRVVVENDHWTAFVPAAARWPFEVHVAPRRVVPDIPALDDDEREAFGPLYLDLLRRFDGLFDMPMPYIAAWHQAPVRIDRELGHLHLQLFSIRRAADKLKYLAGSESGMGVFINDISPERAADLLRAA, encoded by the coding sequence GTGAAGCGCACCGCGATCGACCTGGCCGACGGCCGGGAGCTGATCTACTTCGACGAGAACGACGACGCCGTCCGCGACCAGCCCGACCGCCGGGACCTGCCGCCACCGCCGCCCGCCTCGCAGCTGCGCTACGACCCGCTGACCGACGAGTGGGTGGCCGTCGCCGTACACCGGCAGACCCGCACCTTCCTCCCGCCCGCCAACGAGTGCCCGCTGGACCCGTCGGTCGGCGACCGGCTCACCGAGATCCCGGCCCCCGACTACGACGTGGTGGTCTTCGAGAACCGGTTCCCGTCGCTGAGTGGCCGGGTCGCCGACGAGCCCGGCGAGATCACCCCGTTCACGCCGGTCCGGCCCGGCCTGGGCAGGTGCGAGGTGGTCTGCTTCACGTCGGATCACAACGCGTCCTTCGCCAGCCTCCCCCCGCGCCGTGTCCGCACCGTCCTGGACGCGCTCGCCGACCGCACCGAGGTGCTCGGCGAGCTGCCCGGCGTGGAGCAGGTGTTCTGCTTCGAGAACCGGGGCGTCGAGATCGGTGTCACCCTGCACCACCCGCACGGGCAGATCTACGCGTACCCCTTCGTGACGCCGCGCACCCGGGCGCTGCTGGCCGCGGCACGGCGGCACGCGGAGCGGACCGGCGGGGGCAACCTGTACGCCGACGTGCTGGCCGCCGAGCGCGCCACAGGTGACCGCGTGGTCGTCGAGAACGACCACTGGACCGCGTTCGTGCCGGCGGCCGCCCGCTGGCCGTTCGAGGTGCACGTCGCGCCGCGCCGGGTGGTGCCGGACATCCCGGCGCTTGACGACGACGAGCGGGAGGCCTTCGGCCCGCTGTATCTGGACCTGTTGCGCCGCTTCGACGGGCTGTTCGACATGCCGATGCCCTACATCGCGGCGTGGCACCAGGCGCCCGTCCGAATCGACCGCGAGTTGGGCCACCTGCACCTTCAGCTGTTCAGCATCCGGCGGGCCGCCGACAAGCTGAAGTATCTGGCCGGCTCCGAGTCGGGGATGGGCGTCTTCATCAACGACATCTCCCCCGAGCGGGCCGCCGACCTGCTGCGCGCCGCCTGA
- a CDS encoding DeoR/GlpR family DNA-binding transcription regulator — MFAQQRQAAILDRVRSAGGVRVSDLATEFGVSDMTIRRDLEALDERGLLAKVHGGATATGPSSTDEPGFRAKSVRQLAEKAAIADRAAKMVRPGAAIALSAGTTTAELARRLVDVPGLTVVTNSLPVAEVLHAAGRSDQTVVLTGGVRTPSDALVGPLAVDAIRTLHLDLLFLGVHGITERAGFTTPNLMEAETDRALVAAADRLVVLADHTKWGTVGISSIVELAAAHVLVSDDRLPPPARRALGEQVGELVMVKATGAGRATRTPTSEGAAQ; from the coding sequence ATGTTCGCTCAACAGCGGCAGGCGGCCATCCTGGATCGGGTCCGCTCGGCCGGCGGGGTGCGGGTCAGTGACCTGGCCACCGAGTTCGGCGTCTCCGACATGACCATCCGGCGTGACCTGGAGGCGCTCGACGAGCGCGGCCTGCTGGCCAAGGTGCACGGCGGCGCCACCGCGACAGGCCCCAGCTCGACCGACGAGCCGGGTTTCCGCGCCAAGTCGGTGCGTCAACTGGCGGAGAAGGCCGCGATCGCGGACCGGGCGGCGAAGATGGTCCGGCCGGGTGCGGCGATCGCGCTGTCCGCCGGCACCACTACCGCCGAGCTGGCCCGAAGGCTGGTGGACGTTCCCGGCCTGACCGTGGTGACCAATTCGCTGCCGGTGGCCGAGGTCCTGCACGCCGCCGGTCGATCCGACCAGACGGTGGTGCTCACCGGCGGTGTGCGTACGCCCTCGGACGCCCTCGTCGGGCCGCTCGCTGTCGACGCCATCCGGACGCTGCACCTGGACCTGCTGTTCCTCGGGGTGCACGGCATCACCGAGCGGGCCGGCTTCACCACCCCGAACCTCATGGAGGCGGAGACCGACAGGGCGCTGGTGGCTGCGGCCGACCGGCTGGTGGTGCTCGCCGACCACACCAAGTGGGGCACTGTGGGCATCTCCTCGATCGTCGAACTGGCAGCGGCGCACGTACTGGTCAGCGACGACCGGTTGCCCCCGCCCGCACGACGGGCACTCGGCGAACAGGTGGGCGAACTGGTCATGGTGAAGGCAACGGGGGCGGGCCGCGCGACGCGCACGCCGACGAGTGAGGGGGCGGCGCAGTGA
- the cysC gene encoding adenylyl-sulfate kinase yields the protein MSNGWVLPDEVLRDAPAYTPRPGELADLELLLTGAYAPLTGFMTRADLVSVSRRGRLADDTPWQVPVTLQVPSALAQGFDPRDPARRALVLTDGEGAPAAALDVVDVWSVREGVAGVGGQVQRLGDGGHGPFQRLRRSPEEVRALLPPGRVLGVIADRPLHRPQLAQIAHAARTLAAHLLVMIPVGEGGVGGLAPEALVRAIFAARDRMPPATLVAVPLSHRRDEISDALLRARVSAAYGVTHLLSTGEMLSGAGLRVLVPRELAYDNRDGQWRWRDDIPPRNRRLALTQGEIDDLLDRGFPLPEWHTPPAVAKELARARPPRRHRGLVVFLTGLSGSGKSTIARGLADALRENGDRTVTLLDGDVVRRELSAGLGFSKADRDLNVRRIGWVAAEIARHRGVGICCPIAPYAAARATAREMALAAGAGFMLVHVATPLEVCEQRDRKGLYARARAGLLTGMTGIDDPYEVPTDADLVLDTTDLSVADAVEAVLHHLTETGWVELKIPSA from the coding sequence ATGAGCAACGGCTGGGTGCTTCCCGACGAGGTGCTCCGGGACGCGCCGGCGTACACGCCGCGTCCCGGTGAGCTCGCGGATCTGGAGCTGCTGCTGACCGGTGCGTACGCCCCCCTGACCGGCTTCATGACCCGCGCCGACCTGGTGTCGGTGAGTCGTCGTGGCCGCCTTGCCGACGACACCCCGTGGCAGGTGCCGGTGACCCTCCAGGTGCCGAGCGCGCTCGCGCAGGGCTTCGATCCGCGCGACCCGGCCCGCCGGGCTCTTGTGCTCACCGACGGCGAGGGCGCTCCGGCGGCCGCCCTGGACGTGGTGGACGTCTGGTCGGTCCGCGAGGGCGTGGCCGGAGTCGGCGGTCAGGTGCAACGGCTCGGCGACGGCGGTCACGGCCCGTTCCAGCGGCTGCGCCGCAGCCCGGAGGAGGTCCGTGCGCTGCTGCCCCCGGGCCGGGTGCTGGGTGTCATCGCCGATCGGCCACTGCACCGGCCGCAGTTGGCCCAGATCGCGCACGCCGCCCGTACGCTGGCCGCGCACCTGCTGGTGATGATCCCGGTCGGTGAGGGCGGCGTCGGTGGGCTCGCGCCGGAGGCGCTGGTGCGTGCGATCTTCGCCGCCCGGGACCGGATGCCACCGGCGACCCTTGTGGCGGTGCCCCTCTCGCACCGGCGGGACGAGATCAGCGATGCCCTGCTGCGCGCCCGGGTCTCCGCCGCGTACGGGGTGACCCACCTGCTCTCCACCGGGGAGATGCTCTCCGGCGCCGGGCTGCGGGTGCTGGTGCCCCGCGAGTTGGCGTATGACAACCGGGACGGGCAGTGGCGCTGGCGGGACGACATCCCGCCGCGTAACCGCCGCCTGGCGCTGACCCAGGGCGAGATCGACGACCTGCTCGACAGGGGTTTCCCGCTGCCCGAGTGGCACACCCCTCCCGCGGTGGCGAAGGAACTGGCCCGTGCCCGGCCGCCGCGCCGGCACCGGGGCCTTGTGGTCTTCCTGACCGGGCTGTCCGGCTCCGGCAAGTCCACGATCGCCCGCGGGCTGGCGGACGCGCTGCGGGAGAACGGCGACCGCACTGTGACACTGCTCGACGGGGACGTGGTGCGCCGGGAGCTCTCCGCCGGGCTCGGCTTCAGCAAGGCCGACCGGGATCTCAACGTGCGGCGGATCGGCTGGGTGGCGGCGGAGATCGCCCGGCATCGTGGGGTGGGCATCTGCTGCCCGATCGCCCCGTACGCGGCCGCGCGGGCGACCGCCCGGGAGATGGCGCTGGCCGCCGGGGCGGGCTTCATGCTGGTGCACGTCGCCACGCCGCTGGAGGTGTGTGAGCAGCGGGACCGCAAGGGCCTGTACGCGCGGGCCCGGGCCGGCCTGCTCACCGGGATGACTGGCATCGACGACCCGTACGAGGTGCCGACCGACGCCGATCTGGTGCTCGACACCACCGATCTGAGCGTGGCGGACGCGGTGGAGGCTGTGCTGCACCATCTCACCGAGACCGGGTGGGTGGAGCTCAAGATCCCGTCCGCCTGA
- a CDS encoding glycosyltransferase family 2 protein produces MVEAGAPKVSVVVPAYNSGRHIEKLVSSLLRQSLPAGEFEAVFVDDGSTDDTAERLDRLAATHEHIRVLHIENSGWPSRPRNVGIEHARGEYVFFADDDDWFADQALERLYDCAKTYDADVVIGKMAGHGRGVPRELFRKNRFDATLSNAPLIDSLTCHKLFRRSFLLEHGLRFPEGGKRRLEDHSFVVRAYFKSRRTCVLSDYTCYHHAQRGDSRNVTAALMEPSSYFASVRDALDVVDANTEPGPLRDRLHRRWLRNEMTNRLRGKRMLEAPEDWVEQVALEVQKIIQDRFAPGVAAGLPPLQRAVAYLAGQGRVADLRRLARWEAGVAGHSRIDDLRPSEHAVAVTVAAELRSGGQPIGFRSDDERDVLVLPVDEIDAEILDATQQVRKARLDLVARRRETGDEIFLPVTFETERVGDQAAGEIIHLVHRATTTIDFRSLNGGRTRGSWLIKARITNAGWTEDSPLPLIFVCRADGARPRIRDERKVWNRLRSAVGRRVRR; encoded by the coding sequence ATGGTCGAGGCTGGCGCCCCCAAGGTCAGTGTCGTCGTACCTGCCTACAACAGCGGACGGCACATCGAGAAGCTGGTGTCGTCACTGCTGCGGCAGTCGCTGCCCGCCGGCGAGTTCGAGGCGGTCTTCGTCGACGACGGATCGACCGACGACACCGCCGAACGGTTGGACCGGCTGGCCGCCACACACGAGCACATCCGGGTGCTGCACATCGAGAACTCGGGCTGGCCGTCGCGTCCCCGCAACGTGGGCATCGAGCACGCCCGCGGCGAGTACGTCTTCTTCGCCGACGACGACGACTGGTTCGCCGACCAGGCGCTGGAGCGGCTCTACGACTGCGCGAAGACGTACGACGCGGACGTGGTGATCGGCAAGATGGCCGGGCACGGACGCGGTGTGCCCCGGGAGTTGTTCCGCAAGAACCGCTTCGACGCCACCCTGTCCAACGCCCCGCTCATCGACAGCCTCACCTGCCACAAGCTGTTCCGCCGTTCGTTCCTGCTCGAGCACGGGCTGCGGTTCCCGGAGGGCGGCAAGCGGCGGCTCGAGGACCACTCGTTCGTCGTTCGGGCCTACTTCAAGTCGCGCCGCACCTGCGTGCTGTCCGACTACACCTGCTACCACCACGCCCAGCGAGGTGACAGCCGCAACGTCACTGCGGCGCTGATGGAGCCGTCGAGCTACTTCGCGAGTGTGCGGGACGCGCTGGACGTCGTCGACGCCAACACCGAGCCGGGTCCGCTGCGTGACCGGCTGCACCGGCGGTGGCTGCGCAACGAGATGACCAACCGACTGCGTGGCAAGCGGATGCTGGAGGCTCCGGAGGACTGGGTGGAGCAGGTCGCCCTGGAGGTCCAGAAGATCATCCAGGATCGGTTCGCGCCGGGTGTGGCCGCCGGCCTGCCGCCCCTGCAACGGGCCGTGGCCTACCTGGCCGGGCAGGGCCGGGTCGCTGACCTGCGCCGACTGGCCCGCTGGGAGGCGGGCGTCGCCGGGCACAGCCGGATCGACGACCTCCGGCCCAGCGAGCACGCCGTCGCCGTCACCGTCGCCGCCGAACTGCGCTCCGGAGGCCAGCCCATCGGCTTCCGCAGCGACGACGAGCGGGACGTACTGGTGCTCCCGGTCGACGAGATCGACGCCGAGATCCTCGACGCCACCCAGCAGGTCCGCAAGGCGCGGCTGGACCTGGTCGCCCGCCGCCGGGAGACCGGTGACGAGATCTTCCTCCCGGTGACCTTCGAGACCGAGCGGGTCGGTGACCAGGCCGCCGGGGAGATCATCCACCTCGTGCACCGGGCCACCACGACGATCGACTTCCGTTCCCTCAACGGCGGCCGGACCCGGGGCAGCTGGCTCATCAAGGCACGGATCACCAATGCCGGGTGGACGGAGGACTCGCCGCTGCCGTTGATCTTCGTCTGCCGCGCCGACGGTGCCCGTCCGCGCATCCGCGACGAGAGGAAAGTCTGGAACCGGCTACGGTCTGCGGTGGGTCGCCGGGTCCGCCGCTGA